The following proteins come from a genomic window of Gimesia chilikensis:
- a CDS encoding FHA domain-containing protein, which translates to MAVCLVPVNQGRPIVLDKAIILVGRHPDCDIVITDSPKISRKHCCLAIVNDRPVIRDLGSMNGVYVNGTRIDSEVRLKLHDEIKIGNVAYHLENIGADDKKKQEPKENTLSSDDSPTKAPSVQHFKKPGKDIDISQQFPVAISESGQNVKANENLDSHELDADDEDEEGNYSDSFEGHGSNIEFISSS; encoded by the coding sequence ATGGCAGTCTGTTTAGTCCCCGTGAACCAGGGTCGCCCCATTGTGTTAGATAAGGCGATCATTCTTGTTGGACGGCATCCGGACTGCGATATCGTCATCACCGACAGCCCGAAGATTTCCCGCAAACACTGCTGCCTGGCGATTGTCAACGATCGCCCGGTCATCCGCGATTTAGGCAGCATGAACGGGGTTTACGTCAACGGAACCCGCATCGATTCGGAAGTTCGTCTGAAGCTGCACGACGAAATCAAGATCGGTAACGTCGCTTACCACCTGGAAAACATCGGTGCGGACGACAAGAAGAAACAGGAACCGAAGGAAAATACCCTCAGTTCCGACGACTCCCCAACCAAGGCTCCTTCTGTACAGCATTTCAAAAAGCCTGGCAAAGACATCGACATCTCTCAGCAGTTCCCCGTCGCGATTTCCGAAAGCGGCCAGAACGTAAAAGCGAACGAGAATCTGGACAGCCACGAGCTGGACGCTGATGATGAAGATGAAGAAGGCAATTATTCGGACAGCTTCGAGGGACACGGCTCGAACATCGAGTTCATTTCTTCTTCGTAG
- a CDS encoding YfhO family protein, giving the protein MSRSPQKKAEPTPSAETKPLGTPLFAGIILIMAVALTWVFWSGLWSGGGLIGGDLYTYFFPQKTFFAERLQAGEFPLWNSYIGHGFPLVAESQTGAFYPFNYFAYRFLPVNTAYNFVQLLHYILAFVFTALYVRRIGYSIAAALFAGLVYTYGWFPSRICLEWAIIGGAWLPLTLWCVESFFQTRFWRYPILLCFALSMQILPGHFNLAFITQLMLLVYIPARIWFSRDETTEALKPYRRRTVILLLLAFVSTYALSAVQLAPTWELKQHSQRAEVGERSHKPGYGHIPVWYLSQIVAPWAWYPYEVNLDAGLAPGSEATNQVEAHLYFGIAALLLLIYGTFSGAWTRDRRLVLLAIIGFLALLYTPGWLMPITRHIPGFSFFTGPGRYGIVTTFAVAVIAGVCLERLIAHWKPTIQIGVVTLVCLFTTADFWVVSRYVTYATVIPNPPINNVDKSALREITSKYGQPVRLFAPGANLPTLIGVASTPVYLGIGPEQYFDPAVAMPEPLPFKEPATPEQIEWLRKAGVTHILSQHPLDLSRWPVKPVWSDFDAVINPAWGRFDEPVYFYELEGSRGRVAWSHPVADQQAEIKSYRANEIVIEAETPEEDTLILTDLMYPGWSVYVDGQPAEAELVDGMYRGVKLPAGQHEVIWAYQSGWFLIGGIISCITLLVIMTIAHFRFWHPLLFQMKNRGRQFPPAEQTGVEAPTKKK; this is encoded by the coding sequence TTGAGTCGTTCCCCCCAGAAGAAAGCCGAACCGACCCCCTCTGCGGAAACAAAACCGCTCGGCACACCCCTGTTTGCCGGCATCATTCTGATTATGGCCGTCGCGCTGACGTGGGTCTTCTGGAGCGGTCTCTGGTCAGGTGGGGGACTGATTGGCGGCGACCTCTATACCTATTTCTTCCCGCAGAAAACTTTCTTTGCAGAACGCCTGCAGGCCGGCGAATTCCCGCTCTGGAATTCCTACATCGGTCATGGTTTCCCCCTCGTCGCGGAAAGCCAGACCGGCGCCTTCTATCCGTTCAACTATTTCGCCTACCGCTTTCTGCCCGTGAATACCGCTTATAACTTCGTACAGCTTCTGCATTACATCCTCGCCTTTGTCTTCACGGCTCTGTATGTCAGGCGGATTGGTTATTCGATCGCGGCAGCACTCTTCGCGGGGCTGGTCTACACCTACGGCTGGTTTCCGTCACGGATCTGTCTGGAATGGGCCATCATCGGCGGAGCCTGGCTCCCATTGACGCTCTGGTGTGTGGAATCATTCTTCCAGACCCGCTTCTGGCGCTACCCGATTCTACTCTGCTTCGCACTCAGTATGCAGATCCTGCCTGGCCACTTTAACCTGGCCTTCATCACTCAACTGATGCTGCTGGTCTATATCCCCGCTCGCATCTGGTTCAGTCGTGATGAAACCACCGAAGCACTCAAGCCCTATCGCAGACGCACGGTCATCCTGTTGCTGCTGGCCTTTGTTTCGACCTACGCACTGTCAGCAGTTCAACTGGCGCCGACCTGGGAACTCAAACAGCACAGTCAGCGGGCCGAGGTAGGCGAACGTTCGCATAAGCCCGGTTATGGCCATATTCCCGTCTGGTACCTGTCGCAGATCGTCGCTCCCTGGGCCTGGTATCCTTATGAAGTCAATCTCGACGCAGGGCTGGCTCCCGGTTCGGAAGCCACAAATCAGGTAGAAGCACATCTCTACTTCGGGATTGCCGCACTGCTGCTGTTGATTTACGGTACATTTTCCGGAGCGTGGACACGTGATCGACGACTGGTCTTACTGGCAATCATCGGTTTTCTGGCACTCCTTTATACGCCCGGCTGGTTAATGCCGATCACCAGGCACATCCCCGGCTTCAGTTTCTTTACCGGTCCCGGACGCTACGGCATCGTTACGACATTCGCGGTCGCGGTAATCGCCGGTGTCTGCCTGGAGCGTCTCATCGCCCACTGGAAACCCACGATTCAGATTGGTGTGGTGACGTTAGTCTGCCTGTTTACCACGGCGGATTTCTGGGTCGTCAGCCGCTACGTGACCTATGCCACGGTCATCCCGAATCCACCGATTAACAATGTCGATAAGAGTGCCCTCCGAGAGATTACCAGCAAATACGGTCAGCCGGTGCGCTTGTTTGCCCCGGGCGCAAACCTGCCGACCTTGATCGGCGTGGCTTCCACGCCCGTCTATCTGGGCATCGGCCCCGAGCAGTATTTCGACCCCGCGGTGGCCATGCCGGAACCGCTGCCTTTTAAAGAACCAGCCACGCCAGAGCAGATTGAATGGTTGAGAAAAGCAGGGGTGACACATATCCTGAGTCAGCATCCACTGGACCTGAGTCGCTGGCCGGTCAAACCGGTGTGGAGTGATTTCGATGCGGTGATCAATCCCGCCTGGGGCCGCTTCGATGAACCGGTCTACTTCTATGAACTCGAAGGGTCCCGCGGTCGCGTTGCCTGGTCACATCCCGTGGCTGATCAGCAGGCAGAGATTAAGTCCTACCGGGCCAATGAAATTGTCATTGAGGCAGAGACGCCGGAAGAAGACACGCTGATCCTGACCGATCTCATGTATCCCGGCTGGTCGGTCTACGTGGATGGTCAGCCTGCCGAAGCGGAACTGGTGGATGGCATGTACCGGGGCGTGAAACTTCCCGCGGGGCAGCATGAAGTGATCTGGGCATACCAGTCGGGCTGGTTTCTGATTGGCGGGATCATCAGTTGTATCACGCTGCTGGTGATCATGACGATCGCCCATTTCCGGTTCTGGCACCCGCTGTTATTTCAGATGAAAAATCGGGGGAGGCAGTTTCCGCCTGCTGAGCAGACCGGAGTAGAAGCGCCTACGAAGAAGAAATGA
- a CDS encoding malate dehydrogenase — protein sequence MNVSIIGGGGLVGSCAAFALQAGGIVREIALVDVNQELVEGQALDLLHGSSLTADQKIYAGGTELVKDSDVIVITAGLRRKPDESRLDLINRNVELFKNILADVKRVGTKPGAIVFVVSNPVDVLTYLAMKELGLPPQQVIGLGTVLDTTRLRSMLAARLDVPPTQVSTLILGEHGDSMVPVWSAAQVGGLPLDKFPGVNAGLIAEVEKKTRGSGAEVIKKKGGAGFAVGVSIADVVHCIALDQRRILPVSSLQDGAFGLRDVCISVPTVMGRTGVMQHLEIELWPKEQLALTQSGRVLRETVDKVLG from the coding sequence ATGAATGTCAGTATTATCGGTGGTGGGGGACTCGTCGGTTCCTGTGCTGCCTTTGCATTACAGGCCGGAGGCATTGTCCGGGAAATCGCTCTGGTAGACGTCAATCAGGAACTGGTCGAAGGCCAGGCCCTGGACCTGCTGCACGGCAGTTCTCTGACCGCAGATCAGAAGATTTATGCGGGGGGCACCGAACTGGTGAAAGACAGCGACGTAATCGTCATCACCGCCGGTCTGCGTCGTAAGCCCGATGAAAGCCGCCTGGACCTGATCAACCGCAACGTTGAACTCTTCAAAAACATCCTGGCTGACGTCAAACGTGTTGGCACCAAACCCGGAGCGATTGTCTTCGTCGTCTCCAACCCGGTCGACGTGCTGACCTACCTGGCCATGAAAGAACTCGGACTGCCGCCTCAGCAGGTCATCGGTCTGGGTACCGTTCTCGATACCACCCGTCTTCGCAGTATGCTGGCAGCCCGTCTGGATGTCCCTCCGACACAGGTTTCCACCCTGATTCTCGGCGAGCACGGCGACAGCATGGTTCCTGTCTGGTCAGCTGCCCAGGTCGGCGGACTCCCTCTGGATAAGTTCCCTGGTGTGAATGCCGGTCTGATTGCCGAAGTCGAAAAGAAAACTCGTGGCAGCGGAGCCGAAGTCATCAAGAAAAAGGGCGGAGCTGGTTTCGCTGTCGGCGTGAGTATCGCCGATGTCGTGCACTGTATCGCCCTTGATCAGCGTCGCATTCTGCCGGTTTCATCACTGCAGGATGGTGCCTTTGGTCTGCGGGATGTCTGTATTTCGGTTCCGACCGTCATGGGACGCACCGGCGTCATGCAGCACCTGGAAATCGAACTCTGGCCCAAAGAACAGCTGGCTCTGACCCAGTCTGGCCGGGTCCTGAGGGAAACCGTCGACAAAGTCCTCGGCTGA
- a CDS encoding class II aldolase/adducin family protein: MSSQWNSGIHDRKLKEEICEIGRRVYNKGFAAANDGNISIRVGENEVLCSPTMICKGFMNPEDICAVDLDGNQIAGTRKRTSEILLHLSIMKERPDVKAVVHCHPPHATAFAVAREPIPQCVLPEVEVFMGEVPMAPYETPGGQKFADTVLPFLKGGTNTIILTGHGTVSFGKSLEDAYWKTEILDAYCKILLLSKQLGRINYFTENETRELLDLKQKLGFDDPRFHVEDCDLCGNSAFREGYTEGLPQQKAFEPAPSYPGYLQKPSTQPAAAPAGGNSDQLIKAITDQVMSALGQ, translated from the coding sequence ATGTCGAGTCAATGGAACAGTGGAATTCACGACCGGAAACTGAAAGAAGAGATCTGCGAAATCGGACGTCGCGTCTACAACAAAGGCTTCGCGGCTGCCAACGACGGTAACATCTCGATTCGTGTAGGCGAAAACGAAGTACTCTGCTCACCCACGATGATCTGCAAAGGGTTTATGAATCCCGAAGACATCTGTGCGGTTGACCTGGATGGCAACCAGATCGCCGGTACCCGCAAGCGGACCAGCGAAATCCTGCTGCACCTTTCGATCATGAAAGAACGTCCCGACGTCAAAGCCGTCGTGCACTGTCACCCGCCTCACGCGACTGCCTTCGCTGTTGCCCGCGAGCCGATCCCACAGTGTGTGCTGCCCGAAGTCGAAGTCTTCATGGGCGAAGTTCCTATGGCTCCTTACGAAACACCGGGCGGACAGAAATTCGCCGACACCGTACTGCCTTTCCTCAAAGGGGGCACCAACACGATCATTCTGACCGGTCATGGTACCGTCAGCTTCGGTAAGTCACTGGAAGACGCTTACTGGAAAACCGAAATTCTGGATGCGTACTGTAAAATCCTGCTGCTCTCCAAGCAGCTCGGACGCATCAACTACTTTACGGAAAATGAAACCCGCGAACTGCTCGACCTGAAGCAGAAGCTCGGTTTCGATGATCCCCGTTTCCACGTTGAAGACTGTGATCTCTGTGGCAACAGCGCCTTCCGGGAAGGTTATACCGAAGGTCTGCCGCAGCAGAAAGCGTTTGAGCCAGCTCCCAGTTACCCGGGATACCTGCAGAAACCATCGACCCAGCCCGCAGCAGCACCTGCCGGCGGCAACTCAGATCAGCTGATCAAAGCGATCACCGATCAGGTCATGTCAGCCCTGGGACAGTAA